DNA from Thermococcus argininiproducens:
GTTCGCGAGATTTAAGAAAATTAGGGGCTATTCCAGACGATACCTCAATTAGAAACAAAAAAGTTGTAGCTATAGCCCTCTCTCATGGCCATCTCGATCATATAGGTGCCATAGCAAAACTTGCACCTCACTATTCCAACGTCCCAATTTATGGAACTCCTTACACAATAAAACTTGCAAAAGGGGAAGTTAGAAGCGAGCAATACTTTGAAGTTACAAACCCCATGTATGAGACTCAATATGGTGAGATAGTCCAAGTGAGCGAAAATCTAGCTATAGAATTTGTCCAAATAACACATTCAATTCCCCATTCATCTATGGTTGTAATACATACTCCAGAAGGAGCCGTAGTCTATGCCTGTGATTATAAATTCGATAATCACAATCCCCTAGGAGAAAAGCCCGATTATAAGAGGCTTAAGGAGATAGGCCAAGAGGGCGTAAAAATTTTGATACCTGAATCTACAAGAGTTGCCGAGCAAACAAAGACCCCAAGCGAAGCTTCTGCAAAATTACTTCTTGAAGACTTTTTCTACTACGAAGGGATGGAAGAAAAAGGGCTAATAACAACTACTTTTGCTTCACATATAGCTCGACTTCAAGAGCTAATAGAAATAGCAAATAACATGGGAAGACAAGCCGTTCTGATAGGGCGATCATTGGCCAAATATACCGGC
Protein-coding regions in this window:
- a CDS encoding RNase J family beta-CASP ribonuclease; the encoded protein is MIKVYTIGGYEEVGKNMTAIEYENEIIIIDMGIRLDRVLIHEDVNFQQMSSRDLRKLGAIPDDTSIRNKKVVAIALSHGHLDHIGAIAKLAPHYSNVPIYGTPYTIKLAKGEVRSEQYFEVTNPMYETQYGEIVQVSENLAIEFVQITHSIPHSSMVVIHTPEGAVVYACDYKFDNHNPLGEKPDYKRLKEIGQEGVKILIPESTRVAEQTKTPSEASAKLLLEDFFYYEGMEEKGLITTTFASHIARLQELIEIANNMGRQAVLIGRSLAKYTGIAKQLGLIKMKGAKAVRSPAAVQKTLREVSQARENYLLIVTGHQGEPGAILTRMASGELYDIGKNDTVVFSAGVIPNPLNIAQRYALETKLRMRGVRMVKDLHVSGHSSREDHRYLIKLLNPENIIPAHGEFRMLTYYAELAEEEGYLIGRDVFVSRNGYKVDVR